In a single window of the Desulfovibrio sp. ZJ209 genome:
- the dnaX gene encoding DNA polymerase III subunit gamma/tau gives MKHLSLAARYRPQTFAEVAGQEMVVAALSRAAERDSPAPAYLLSGTRGVGKTTIARIFAKALNCEHAPAAEPCNECAQCRKIAAGSHVDVTEIDGASNNSVEDARALREHIGYAPMDGRYKVFIIDEAHMLSRSAFNALLKTLEEPPERVVFIFATTEAHKFPVTIVSRCQHFVFRHLGEDALAAHLVRTLNAEGRGYEDAAVRLIARRAAGSVRDAMSLLDQTLALGGATLDAETTRQVLGLAGQELFTRLFGALSAQDCAAAADTSRHLLREGVDIGFFLRELAGHWRNLFLFRQGGGAALGALALPEDEAAWLTAMAERFSAPHLHAAWQMTLDAQRGITQSPEPGAALELLLLNLALLPRLLPLEKLEGLAGATAEPARPVAPPESRPRVEPARPGPAQAPAPEARAPNATEAPAPVPEAEPRSAAPEHAEAAAHIEPPRETAEKPAPAAAASSGAPEADTAAPGNAPEPVQAAPNFQPDWASFCAFCTAEHEAGRPAPPLHALRGLEVDWRPGALTLHAPARALVHQLEKHRPALEAALASYCGGGAPELDIVAPRARRSQGELIAEFSRRPELRHCFELLGAEIDHCTEAGAPAAPLSAKP, from the coding sequence ATGAAGCACCTTTCGCTCGCGGCGCGCTACCGTCCGCAGACCTTCGCAGAGGTGGCCGGCCAGGAGATGGTCGTGGCCGCGCTGTCGCGCGCCGCGGAACGCGACAGCCCGGCCCCGGCCTATCTTTTGAGCGGCACCCGGGGCGTCGGCAAGACCACCATCGCCCGCATCTTCGCCAAGGCGCTCAACTGCGAGCACGCCCCGGCGGCCGAGCCGTGCAACGAGTGCGCCCAGTGCCGCAAGATAGCGGCCGGCTCCCATGTGGACGTGACCGAGATCGACGGCGCCTCCAACAACAGCGTGGAGGACGCCCGCGCACTCAGGGAGCATATCGGCTACGCCCCCATGGACGGCCGCTACAAGGTCTTCATCATCGACGAGGCGCACATGCTCTCGCGCAGTGCCTTCAACGCCCTGTTGAAGACGCTGGAGGAGCCGCCGGAGCGCGTGGTCTTCATCTTCGCCACCACCGAGGCCCACAAGTTCCCCGTCACCATCGTCAGCCGCTGCCAGCACTTCGTCTTCCGCCACCTCGGGGAAGACGCACTGGCCGCCCATCTCGTGCGCACCCTCAACGCCGAGGGCCGCGGCTATGAGGACGCGGCCGTGCGCCTCATCGCGAGGCGCGCCGCGGGCAGCGTGCGCGACGCCATGTCCCTGCTCGACCAGACGCTGGCCCTCGGGGGCGCCACCCTCGACGCGGAGACCACCCGGCAGGTGCTCGGCCTCGCCGGCCAGGAGCTCTTCACCCGGCTCTTCGGCGCGCTTTCGGCGCAGGATTGCGCCGCAGCCGCGGACACGAGCCGGCACCTGTTGCGCGAAGGCGTGGACATCGGCTTCTTCCTGCGCGAGCTCGCCGGCCACTGGCGCAACCTCTTCCTCTTCAGGCAGGGCGGCGGCGCGGCGCTTGGCGCGCTGGCCCTCCCGGAGGACGAGGCCGCGTGGCTCACGGCCATGGCGGAGCGCTTTTCGGCCCCGCACCTCCATGCCGCCTGGCAGATGACCCTCGACGCGCAGCGCGGCATCACCCAGAGCCCGGAACCCGGTGCAGCGCTGGAGCTCTTGCTGCTCAACCTGGCCCTTTTGCCGCGCCTGTTGCCGCTGGAAAAGCTGGAGGGCCTTGCGGGAGCCACGGCGGAGCCGGCGCGCCCCGTGGCGCCCCCGGAAAGCCGCCCCCGCGTGGAGCCGGCGCGGCCTGGGCCGGCACAGGCTCCGGCCCCGGAAGCGAGAGCCCCGAACGCGACAGAAGCGCCCGCGCCCGTGCCGGAAGCTGAGCCTCGGAGCGCGGCGCCCGAGCACGCCGAAGCCGCCGCACACATCGAGCCACCCCGGGAGACTGCGGAAAAGCCTGCCCCCGCCGCTGCTGCATCCAGTGGAGCGCCCGAGGCCGACACAGCCGCACCCGGCAACGCGCCTGAGCCGGTGCAGGCCGCCCCCAATTTCCAGCCGGACTGGGCCTCGTTCTGCGCCTTCTGCACCGCCGAGCACGAAGCCGGGCGCCCCGCGCCCCCGCTCCATGCCCTGCGCGGCCTCGAGGTGGACTGGCGCCCCGGGGCGCTCACCCTGCACGCGCCCGCGCGCGCCCTCGTGCACCAGCTGGAAAAGCACCGCCCGGCGCTGGAAGCGGCCCTCGCCAGCTATTGCGGCGGGGGGGCGCCCGAGCTCGACATCGTGGCGCCCAGGGCGCGCCGCAGCCAGGGCGAGCTCATCGCCGAATTTTCCCGGCGCCCCGAGCTTAGGCACTGCTTCGAGCTTTTGGGAGCGGAAATCGACCATTGCACGGAAGCGGGCGCCCCGGCCGCGCCCCTGAGCGCCAAACCCTAA
- a CDS encoding adenosine deaminase: MAKSAPAPEAVSAAPAPLVDLPPGELSVASRLADEAADAIAAAPKDYAAHARVLHDLKLALVELADRGEAPARAEEKGNEAAPAVDDRGEVPPGLPHADLVWDLARALPDFSTEALYQKRSSLGAMAGMAVFGWFLGGLASTVLGWLGLGGDILRAFGVWAMFWLSEYLSANPRARHTVLALLGMGALGRFAMSAMSGMLRLTSWGSIRQAIFGVGRLPNIFKVSWLLFGAFFVLVFLSKKITALDMTAFRHSLREQAEGCLRLAAFVLGEVESRDAALAELRDRLDEAADGEAPRRAGDALARDMLGMLDGLDPDARRFLLQRLAAAGYTPESTGEDWLVWQPGRDAELYDTVGLVREGDRCRILRRAMRTPSGVTRGLVQRAPDTAPIQRGARP, encoded by the coding sequence ATGGCGAAATCCGCACCCGCCCCCGAAGCAGTGTCCGCCGCCCCGGCCCCGCTGGTGGATCTCCCGCCAGGCGAGCTTTCCGTGGCTTCCCGTCTCGCCGACGAGGCAGCGGACGCCATCGCCGCCGCGCCCAAGGATTACGCGGCGCACGCGCGCGTGCTCCACGACCTCAAGCTCGCGCTCGTGGAGCTCGCCGACCGCGGCGAGGCGCCCGCGCGGGCGGAAGAAAAGGGCAACGAAGCTGCGCCGGCTGTGGACGATAGAGGGGAAGTCCCCCCGGGCCTCCCCCATGCCGACCTCGTGTGGGACCTGGCCCGCGCGCTCCCGGATTTCAGCACTGAGGCCCTGTACCAGAAGCGTTCCTCCCTCGGGGCCATGGCCGGCATGGCCGTCTTCGGCTGGTTTTTGGGCGGCCTCGCCTCCACGGTGCTCGGCTGGCTCGGGCTTGGCGGTGACATCCTGCGGGCCTTCGGCGTGTGGGCCATGTTCTGGCTGTCGGAATACCTCTCCGCCAATCCCCGCGCGCGGCACACCGTGCTCGCCCTGCTCGGCATGGGAGCCTTGGGGCGTTTCGCCATGAGCGCCATGTCGGGCATGCTGCGCCTGACCTCGTGGGGCAGCATCCGCCAGGCCATCTTCGGCGTGGGGCGGCTGCCCAATATTTTCAAGGTGTCGTGGCTGCTTTTCGGCGCCTTCTTCGTGCTCGTCTTCCTCTCCAAAAAGATCACCGCGCTGGACATGACGGCCTTCCGCCATTCCCTGCGCGAGCAGGCCGAGGGCTGCCTGCGCCTTGCGGCCTTCGTGCTCGGCGAGGTGGAAAGCCGCGACGCGGCGCTCGCCGAGCTCAGGGACCGGCTGGACGAAGCCGCCGATGGCGAGGCCCCGCGCCGCGCGGGCGACGCGCTTGCCCGGGACATGCTCGGCATGCTCGACGGGCTCGACCCCGACGCCCGCCGCTTCCTCCTGCAGCGGCTTGCGGCCGCGGGCTATACGCCGGAAAGCACGGGTGAGGACTGGCTCGTCTGGCAGCCGGGGCGCGATGCGGAACTCTATGACACCGTGGGCCTCGTGCGTGAGGGCGACCGCTGCCGCATCCTCCGGCGCGCCATGCGCACGCCCTCGGGTGTTACGCGCGGCCTTGTGCAGCGCGCGCCCGACACTGCGCCCATACAGCGGGGAGCCCGGCCATGA
- a CDS encoding CGGC domain-containing protein: protein MKIGLIRCMQTEELCPATRCLDAMRKKKDAFADVEGGLELVGVTTCGGCPGKKAGLRAAMMLRRGAQAIALASCITKGTPIDYACPFAARLAKVVRAAVGDDVPIFAYTHAPAKKKAPAASAPGCCGAPREA from the coding sequence ATGAAGATCGGCCTCATTCGCTGCATGCAGACCGAGGAACTGTGCCCGGCCACGCGCTGCCTGGACGCCATGCGCAAAAAAAAGGACGCCTTCGCCGATGTGGAGGGCGGGCTCGAGCTTGTGGGGGTGACCACCTGCGGCGGCTGCCCGGGCAAAAAAGCCGGCCTGCGGGCGGCCATGATGCTGCGCCGGGGGGCACAGGCCATCGCGCTCGCCTCGTGCATCACCAAGGGCACGCCCATCGACTACGCCTGCCCCTTTGCGGCCAGGCTCGCCAAAGTGGTCAGGGCGGCGGTGGGCGATGACGTGCCCATTTTTGCGTACACGCACGCGCCGGCGAAAAAGAAGGCGCCCGCAGCCTCCGCGCCCGGCTGCTGCGGCGCGCCCCGGGAGGCGTGA
- a CDS encoding branched-chain amino acid transaminase: MQTTHFIWFDGKLVPWDQAQVHVLTHSLHYGSAIFEGIRAYACVDGTSAVFRLGDHCKRMLNSAKILRMKLPYTADQLADACIETLVANKLPAGYIRPLSFVGYGEMGVYPGNNPIQTIIAVWPWGAYLGPEALEKGIRIKTSSFARSHVNTSMSKAKAAGNYINSILAKIEAKEDGYDEAVMLDTNGFVSEATGENIFIVRDGIIKTTPLTSILGGITRNSVITVARDMGYTVKEEQFTRDELYTADEAFFTGTAAEITPIREVDHRQIGAGHAGPVTKRLQKEFFAIATGENPKYADWLTHYTF; encoded by the coding sequence ATGCAGACAACGCACTTCATCTGGTTCGACGGCAAGCTGGTTCCCTGGGATCAGGCCCAGGTTCACGTGCTCACCCACTCCCTGCACTACGGGAGCGCCATTTTCGAGGGCATCCGCGCCTATGCCTGCGTGGACGGCACCTCGGCGGTCTTCCGCCTGGGCGACCACTGCAAGCGCATGCTCAATTCCGCCAAGATCCTGCGCATGAAGCTGCCCTACACCGCCGACCAGCTGGCCGACGCCTGTATCGAGACGCTGGTGGCCAACAAGCTGCCCGCGGGCTATATCCGGCCGCTCTCCTTCGTGGGCTATGGCGAGATGGGCGTCTATCCGGGCAACAATCCCATCCAGACCATCATCGCCGTGTGGCCGTGGGGCGCCTATCTGGGCCCCGAGGCGCTGGAGAAGGGCATCCGCATCAAGACGAGCAGCTTCGCCAGGAGCCATGTGAACACGAGCATGTCCAAGGCCAAGGCCGCGGGCAACTACATCAACTCCATCCTCGCCAAGATCGAGGCCAAGGAGGACGGCTACGACGAGGCCGTCATGCTCGACACCAACGGCTTCGTTTCCGAAGCCACGGGCGAGAACATCTTCATCGTGCGCGACGGCATCATCAAGACCACGCCCCTCACCTCCATCCTCGGCGGCATCACGCGCAATTCCGTCATCACCGTGGCGCGCGACATGGGCTATACCGTGAAGGAAGAGCAGTTCACCCGCGACGAGCTCTACACCGCGGACGAGGCCTTCTTCACCGGCACGGCCGCCGAGATCACGCCCATCCGCGAGGTGGACCACCGCCAGATCGGCGCGGGCCACGCCGGCCCCGTGACCAAGCGCCTCCAGAAGGAGTTTTTCGCCATCGCCACCGGCGAGAACCCCAAATACGCCGACTGGCTGACGCATTACACGTTCTAG
- a CDS encoding Cd(II)/Pb(II)-responsive transcriptional regulator, whose amino-acid sequence MKMKIGELAKLAGCPVVTIRFYEKEGLLARPERSEGNYRLYGEADLERLRFVMHCRRHGMKLAEIRELLAFRDRPARDCAWVHQLVDEHIANVEAQIAGLEHLKAELTALRDASAHGPGCGAGCGILASLSAADSCPYCEDLRCRAGQAADKDSGPESLASAPAAPAPLAKPRAFK is encoded by the coding sequence ATGAAGATGAAAATCGGCGAACTGGCCAAGCTGGCCGGCTGCCCGGTGGTGACCATCCGCTTTTATGAAAAGGAGGGCCTGCTCGCGCGGCCCGAGCGCAGCGAGGGCAATTACCGCCTCTACGGCGAGGCGGACCTCGAGCGCCTGCGCTTCGTCATGCACTGCCGGCGCCACGGCATGAAGCTCGCCGAGATCCGCGAGCTGCTCGCCTTCCGCGACAGGCCGGCGCGCGACTGCGCCTGGGTGCACCAGCTGGTGGACGAGCACATCGCCAATGTGGAGGCCCAGATCGCGGGGCTCGAACACCTCAAGGCCGAGCTCACGGCCCTGCGCGACGCCTCGGCCCACGGCCCGGGCTGCGGAGCCGGCTGCGGCATCCTCGCGAGCCTCAGCGCCGCCGATTCGTGCCCATATTGCGAGGATCTTCGTTGCCGCGCAGGTCAGGCCGCTGACAAGGACAGCGGCCCCGAAAGCCTCGCATCCGCCCCGGCGGCGCCCGCGCCGCTTGCCAAGCCCCGCGCTTTTAAGTAG